Proteins encoded within one genomic window of Puniceicoccus vermicola:
- a CDS encoding alpha/beta hydrolase yields MKFEIKNSSGEKLDCAYEAGNPEKHKSEFLVVMGHGVTANKDRPILTETAKAINIAGFDTLRFSFAGNGESEGDFRDATISKEVADLGAVLDTASKGKKIIYVGHSMGGAVGVLRTAMDSRIVGLISLAGMVNTKKFAETEFGEETPDEGFMWEDEDCPLSSAYMKDLCETIVTVAPMAETISVPWLLVHGTADDVVQPEDSEEIKSLRGDDVELVKIEGGDHMMNEPEHLSQTTAAVADWITRNF; encoded by the coding sequence ATGAAATTCGAAATCAAAAACTCTTCGGGCGAGAAGCTCGACTGCGCCTACGAAGCCGGGAACCCGGAAAAGCATAAGAGCGAATTCCTGGTCGTCATGGGCCACGGGGTCACGGCGAACAAGGATCGGCCGATCCTGACCGAGACCGCCAAGGCGATTAACATCGCCGGATTCGACACGCTGCGCTTTTCCTTTGCCGGAAACGGGGAGTCCGAGGGTGATTTCCGCGACGCCACCATTTCCAAGGAGGTGGCCGACCTCGGCGCTGTTCTCGATACGGCCAGCAAAGGGAAGAAAATTATCTACGTCGGGCACAGCATGGGCGGGGCCGTGGGGGTCCTCCGGACGGCCATGGATTCCCGCATCGTCGGACTCATCTCCCTGGCCGGAATGGTGAACACCAAAAAGTTCGCCGAAACCGAGTTTGGCGAAGAAACTCCGGATGAAGGATTCATGTGGGAGGACGAAGACTGCCCCCTGTCCTCGGCGTACATGAAGGACCTCTGCGAGACCATCGTCACCGTAGCCCCCATGGCCGAGACCATCTCCGTCCCCTGGCTCCTCGTCCACGGCACCGCCGACGACGTGGTCCAACCAGAGGATTCCGAAGAAATCAAATCCCTCCGCGGAGACGACGTCGAGCTCGTCAAAATTGAAGGCGGCGACCACATGATGAACGAGCCAGAGCACCTCTCCCAGACCACGGCCGCCGTAGCGGACTGGATCACCAGGAATTTTTAG